A genome region from Baekduia alba includes the following:
- the cobO gene encoding cob(I)yrinic acid a,c-diamide adenosyltransferase, with amino-acid sequence MTIDTTHTPDDQGSADPIRRKPRDRPLLIVNTGHGKGKSSAAFGMLLRAWARGYRCGVFQFVKSGKWKVGEAKAAAALGGIDWEKMGDGWSWISRDLEESADKARVGWEHVKVCIAQERYEFLLLDELTYPIKYGWIEEDDVVATLRDRPGFQHVVVTGRDAPPALIEAADLVSEVVKVKHPMDAGIRAQQGIEW; translated from the coding sequence ATGACCATCGACACCACGCACACGCCCGACGACCAGGGCTCCGCCGACCCGATCCGGCGCAAGCCGCGTGACCGGCCGCTGCTGATCGTCAACACCGGCCACGGCAAGGGCAAGTCCAGCGCCGCCTTCGGCATGCTGCTGCGCGCCTGGGCGCGCGGCTACCGCTGCGGCGTCTTCCAGTTCGTGAAGTCCGGCAAGTGGAAGGTCGGTGAGGCGAAGGCCGCGGCCGCGCTCGGCGGCATCGACTGGGAGAAGATGGGCGACGGCTGGTCGTGGATCAGCCGCGACCTGGAGGAGTCGGCCGACAAGGCGCGTGTCGGCTGGGAGCACGTCAAGGTGTGCATCGCGCAGGAGCGCTACGAGTTCCTGCTCCTCGACGAGCTGACCTACCCCATCAAGTACGGGTGGATCGAGGAAGATGATGTGGTTGCGACGCTCCGCGACCGTCCGGGCTTCCAGCACGTCGTCGTCACCGGCCGCGACGCGCCGCCCGCGCTGATCGAGGCCGCCGACCTCGTCTCCGAGGTCGTCAAGGTCAAGCACCCGATGGACGCGGGGATCCGCGCGCAGCAGGGGATCGAGTGGTGA
- a CDS encoding cobyrinate a,c-diamide synthase, which translates to MTGRLVIAGTHSGAGKTTVASGLMAALSRAGQRVAPFKVGPDFIDPSYHRLACGRPGRNLDAFLSGPELIAPLVRHGAAGADLVVVEGVMGLFDGASGSGELASTAQVAKLLDAPVVLVVDASAMARSVAAIVHGFATFDPTLRIGGVVLNRVASDWHEELLREAIAATGVPIVGVLRRDADLAVPERHLGLVPAVEREAHARRTLDGLAAAVAAEADLEALLALARSAPPLEAGDAWSPAPDETVLAPVRDVRIAVASGPAFSFRYEENHELLAAAGAELVPFDPLVDEELPARCGALLLAGGFPEVFGAELSENWALRAEVAAFARRGRPILAECGGLLYLSTELDGRPMCDVVPARARMGERLTLGYRSAAAVAEHPVWPAGSTVRGHEFHYSLLDPPAGAAPAWTLSARGSARSEGHVVGGVHASYLHTHWAATPAVAWRLVAAAAAAAQAPEVPA; encoded by the coding sequence GTGACCGGCCGGCTCGTCATCGCCGGGACGCACTCCGGTGCCGGCAAGACCACCGTCGCGTCCGGCCTGATGGCCGCGCTGTCGCGCGCCGGCCAACGCGTCGCGCCGTTCAAGGTCGGCCCGGACTTCATCGACCCGTCCTACCACCGGCTGGCCTGCGGGCGGCCCGGCCGCAACCTCGACGCGTTCCTGAGCGGCCCGGAGCTGATCGCGCCGCTGGTCCGCCACGGCGCGGCCGGCGCCGATCTCGTCGTGGTCGAAGGCGTGATGGGGCTGTTCGACGGCGCCTCGGGCAGCGGCGAGCTGGCCTCGACCGCGCAGGTCGCCAAGCTGCTCGACGCGCCCGTGGTGCTGGTGGTCGACGCGAGCGCGATGGCGCGCTCGGTGGCCGCGATCGTCCACGGGTTCGCGACGTTCGACCCCACGCTGCGGATCGGCGGCGTCGTGCTCAACCGCGTGGCGTCGGACTGGCACGAGGAGCTGCTGCGCGAGGCGATCGCGGCGACCGGCGTCCCGATCGTCGGCGTGCTGCGGCGCGACGCCGACCTGGCGGTGCCCGAGCGCCACCTCGGGCTCGTCCCGGCGGTGGAGCGTGAGGCGCACGCGCGGCGCACGCTCGACGGGCTGGCGGCGGCGGTCGCGGCCGAGGCCGACCTGGAGGCCCTGCTCGCGCTGGCGCGCAGCGCGCCGCCGCTGGAGGCCGGGGACGCCTGGTCGCCGGCGCCGGACGAGACCGTGCTCGCGCCGGTCCGCGACGTTCGGATCGCGGTCGCCTCGGGGCCGGCGTTCTCGTTCCGCTACGAGGAGAACCACGAGCTGCTCGCCGCCGCCGGCGCCGAGTTGGTGCCCTTCGACCCGCTGGTCGACGAGGAGCTGCCGGCGCGCTGCGGCGCGCTGCTTCTGGCCGGCGGCTTCCCGGAGGTCTTCGGCGCCGAGCTGTCGGAGAACTGGGCGCTGCGCGCCGAGGTCGCGGCGTTCGCGCGGCGCGGCCGGCCGATCCTGGCCGAGTGCGGCGGGTTGTTGTACCTGTCGACCGAGCTCGACGGCCGGCCGATGTGCGACGTCGTCCCGGCGCGGGCGCGCATGGGCGAGCGGCTGACCCTCGGCTACCGCAGCGCCGCGGCGGTCGCCGAGCATCCGGTCTGGCCGGCCGGGAGCACCGTGCGCGGCCACGAGTTCCACTACAGCCTGCTCGACCCGCCGGCCGGGGCCGCGCCCGCGTGGACGCTGAGCGCCCGCGGCAGCGCGCGCAGCGAAGGCCATGTGGTCGGTGGCGTCCACGCGTCCTACCTGCACACGCACTGGGCGGCGACGCCCGCGGTCGCGTGGCGCCTGGTCGCCGCCGCGGCCGCGGCGGCGCAGGCGCCGGAGGTGCCCGCATGA
- the cobI gene encoding precorrin-2 C(20)-methyltransferase yields the protein MTGALVGVGVGPGDPEHLTLKAVRELGAADRVFVPATAASAGGAGRAEAVVAQHVAPDRLVRLGFAMTDAGEREAKWDAAGAAIADVVRGGGTAAFATLGDPAVYSTFAYVAHTVARLAPGVAVRTVPGITAMQDLAARTGALLAEGTDGLALVPWTAGADRVRTALDSFETVVIYKGGRQLPQVLDVVRAAGREDEAAVGTHLGLDGEVVAAASLTDGPAPYFSTVLVTPARGGAPRGGRL from the coding sequence ATGACCGGCGCGCTCGTCGGCGTCGGCGTCGGGCCCGGCGACCCCGAGCACCTGACGTTGAAGGCCGTGCGCGAGCTGGGCGCGGCGGACCGCGTGTTCGTCCCGGCGACCGCGGCGAGCGCCGGCGGGGCGGGACGGGCCGAGGCGGTCGTCGCGCAACACGTCGCGCCGGACCGTCTCGTCCGCCTCGGCTTCGCCATGACCGACGCCGGCGAGCGCGAGGCGAAGTGGGACGCCGCGGGCGCGGCGATCGCCGACGTCGTCCGCGGCGGCGGCACCGCGGCCTTCGCCACGCTCGGCGATCCGGCGGTGTACTCCACCTTCGCCTACGTGGCGCACACGGTCGCGCGGCTGGCGCCCGGGGTCGCGGTCCGGACCGTGCCGGGCATCACCGCGATGCAGGACCTCGCGGCGCGCACCGGCGCGCTGCTCGCCGAGGGCACCGACGGCCTCGCGCTCGTGCCGTGGACCGCCGGCGCCGACCGCGTGCGCACGGCCCTCGACAGCTTCGAGACCGTCGTGATCTACAAGGGCGGCCGGCAGCTGCCGCAGGTGCTGGACGTCGTCCGCGCCGCCGGCCGCGAGGACGAGGCCGCGGTCGGGACGCACCTCGGCCTCGACGGCGAGGTCGTCGCGGCGGCGTCGCTGACGGACGGCCCCGCTCCCTACTTCTCCACCGTCCTGGTCACGCCCGCGCGCGGCGGGGCGCCGCGCGGAGGAAGGCTGTGA
- a CDS encoding energy-coupling factor transporter transmembrane component T family protein: protein MSGAAHGEPVVAEVRTALHDAAPEVKVMALIVFALSVAFVPRGAWWPFAVDAAIVAGLAAWGRVPVRGLALRLVVEIPFIAFVVLLPLVAGRDGLELAGAIVSKATLVVLATGVLSATTPAPEIIMGLERLRVPPAFTAIGALAVRYLVLVLDELRRVNMARIARADDARWLWQARAVAQSTGTLAVRCIDRGERVHAAMLARGWDGRMPAVGLGAPAPGGRRMAIILAAAAALPALAATIATRGGLA from the coding sequence GTGAGTGGCGCCGCCCACGGCGAGCCGGTCGTCGCGGAGGTCCGCACGGCGCTGCACGACGCGGCACCGGAAGTCAAGGTGATGGCGTTGATCGTCTTCGCGCTGAGCGTCGCGTTCGTGCCGCGCGGCGCGTGGTGGCCGTTCGCGGTCGACGCCGCGATCGTGGCCGGGCTGGCCGCGTGGGGGCGCGTCCCGGTGCGTGGGCTCGCGCTGCGGCTCGTCGTCGAGATCCCGTTCATCGCGTTCGTCGTGCTGCTCCCGCTCGTCGCCGGCCGCGATGGGCTGGAGCTGGCGGGCGCGATCGTGAGCAAGGCCACGTTGGTGGTCCTGGCGACGGGCGTGCTGAGCGCGACCACGCCCGCGCCGGAGATCATCATGGGGTTGGAGCGGCTGCGCGTGCCGCCCGCGTTCACGGCGATCGGCGCGCTCGCCGTCCGCTACCTCGTGCTGGTGCTGGACGAGCTGCGCCGCGTCAACATGGCCCGGATCGCCCGCGCCGACGACGCCCGCTGGCTCTGGCAGGCCCGGGCCGTCGCGCAGTCGACGGGCACGCTCGCCGTCCGCTGCATCGACCGTGGCGAGCGCGTCCACGCGGCGATGCTCGCCCGCGGCTGGGACGGTCGCATGCCGGCGGTCGGGCTCGGCGCGCCGGCGCCCGGCGGCCGGCGCATGGCCATCATCCTGGCGGCGGCCGCGGCGCTGCCCGCGCTGGCGGCGACGATCGCGACGCGCGGAGGGCTCGCGTGA
- a CDS encoding energy-coupling factor ABC transporter ATP-binding protein, which yields MPISLTPHGDGPATGRRGRRRATRAPQPAPAVVPPRERALHPAQHAPTAQRAVEIADLSYAYPDGTPVLDAISITIATGERVALLGPNGAGKTTLALQLNGMLEGATGTVTIGGTPLTPKTRRDIRRRVGLVFQDPDDQLFLPTVRADVAFGPANLGLTGQDLQQRVDQALARVALTDVAERAPHALSAGQRRRAALAGVLAMEPDVLVLDEPSSHLDPAARRELADVLVSLSLTTVLVTHDLPYALELCPRAIVLDQGHVVADGPTREILADDGFMRAHRLELPAGFNPLAA from the coding sequence ATGCCGATCTCGCTGACGCCGCACGGCGACGGGCCCGCGACCGGCCGGCGCGGACGCCGCCGCGCCACCCGCGCGCCGCAGCCGGCGCCTGCTGTGGTCCCGCCGCGTGAGCGCGCGCTGCACCCGGCCCAGCACGCGCCGACCGCGCAGCGCGCCGTCGAGATCGCGGACCTCTCCTACGCCTACCCCGACGGCACGCCGGTCCTCGACGCCATCTCCATCACGATCGCCACCGGCGAGCGCGTCGCGCTCCTCGGGCCCAACGGCGCCGGCAAGACGACGCTCGCGCTCCAGCTCAACGGCATGCTCGAGGGCGCGACCGGCACCGTGACGATCGGGGGGACGCCACTGACGCCGAAGACCCGGCGCGACATCCGCCGCCGCGTCGGCCTCGTCTTCCAGGATCCCGACGACCAGCTGTTCCTGCCCACCGTGCGCGCCGACGTCGCGTTCGGCCCCGCCAACCTCGGCCTCACCGGGCAAGACCTCCAACAACGCGTCGACCAGGCGCTCGCGCGCGTCGCGCTGACCGACGTCGCCGAGCGCGCGCCCCACGCGCTCTCGGCCGGCCAGCGCCGCCGCGCCGCGCTGGCCGGCGTCCTGGCGATGGAGCCCGACGTCCTCGTGCTCGACGAGCCGTCGTCGCACCTCGACCCGGCCGCGCGGCGCGAGCTGGCCGACGTCCTCGTGTCGCTCTCGCTCACCACCGTGCTCGTGACCCACGACCTGCCCTACGCGCTGGAGCTGTGCCCGCGCGCGATCGTCCTCGATCAAGGCCATGTGGTCGCCGACGGCCCGACGCGCGAGATCCTCGCCGACGACGGGTTCATGCGCGCGCATCGCCTCGAGCTGCCCGCCGGCTTCAACCCGCTCGCCGCATGA
- a CDS encoding precorrin-3B C(17)-methyltransferase, which produces MTSGVLHIVGLGPGGAAHRTPAATAAVTGAEVVVGYTTYVDAVADLLDPRQRVVRGVMGEEDRRADEALVLAAEGARVALVSSGDAGVHGMAARTLARAAELDADERPQVIVLPGVSAAQAAAAAAGAPLTDDFAVLSLSDISMPWARVERRLDALAGSGLALALYNPRSSRRAAGFDRALELLRAARGEATPVVLAHDVTRPDERIERTTLGALDPERVTMRTVVLVSGDSAAEVGPWLVALRGPVGAAT; this is translated from the coding sequence ATGACGTCCGGCGTCCTGCACATCGTCGGCCTCGGCCCCGGCGGCGCCGCGCACCGCACGCCGGCGGCCACGGCCGCGGTGACCGGCGCGGAGGTCGTCGTCGGCTACACGACCTACGTCGACGCGGTCGCCGACCTGCTCGACCCGCGCCAGCGGGTCGTCCGCGGCGTCATGGGCGAGGAGGACCGCCGGGCCGACGAGGCGCTGGTCCTCGCCGCCGAGGGCGCGCGCGTCGCGCTGGTCTCCAGCGGCGACGCCGGCGTCCACGGCATGGCCGCGCGGACGCTGGCCCGCGCCGCGGAGCTCGACGCCGACGAGCGGCCGCAGGTCATCGTCCTTCCCGGCGTCAGCGCCGCGCAGGCCGCCGCGGCCGCCGCCGGCGCGCCGCTGACCGACGACTTCGCCGTCCTGTCGTTGAGCGACATCTCGATGCCGTGGGCGCGCGTCGAGCGCCGGCTGGACGCGCTGGCCGGCAGCGGCCTGGCGCTCGCGCTGTACAACCCGCGTTCGTCGCGGCGCGCGGCCGGCTTCGACCGCGCCCTGGAGCTCCTGCGCGCGGCGCGCGGCGAGGCGACGCCGGTCGTGCTCGCCCACGACGTGACGCGGCCCGACGAGCGGATCGAGCGCACGACGCTCGGCGCGCTGGACCCGGAGCGCGTGACGATGCGGACGGTCGTGCTCGTGAGCGGCGACTCGGCGGCCGAGGTCGGCCCGTGGCTGGTCGCGCTGCGCGGGCCCGTGGGGGCGGCGACATGA
- the cobA gene encoding uroporphyrinogen-III C-methyltransferase, whose translation MTVTFVGAGPGDPMLLTEAARRALVAAEVVVYDRPSADAIVALAPPDAERRCVGRAPGRRALSQGDVNALLVALAGDGRAVVRLKSGDPFVASRGGEEARALRAAGVAVRVVPGVSSALGAPAVAGIPLMLRQLSVTATIVDGNDDPEHGTPPDWDLLARLGGTLVILTGRGRIRRIAARLIAGGLAPDTPVAAISAGTRPEQRVLRGTLDALPAPLPPPVTFVVGAVAALDLTGGAAPAQGAVHAHP comes from the coding sequence ATGACCGTGACGTTCGTCGGCGCCGGGCCGGGCGACCCCATGCTGTTGACCGAGGCCGCGCGCCGCGCGCTCGTCGCCGCCGAGGTGGTCGTCTACGACCGGCCCTCGGCGGACGCGATCGTCGCGCTGGCCCCGCCCGATGCCGAGCGCCGCTGCGTCGGTCGCGCGCCAGGGCGGCGCGCGCTGAGTCAGGGCGACGTCAACGCGTTGTTGGTGGCCTTGGCGGGCGACGGGCGCGCGGTCGTCCGGCTCAAGAGCGGCGATCCGTTCGTCGCCTCGCGCGGCGGGGAGGAGGCGCGGGCGCTGCGCGCCGCGGGCGTCGCCGTCCGCGTCGTTCCGGGCGTGTCGAGCGCGCTGGGCGCGCCCGCCGTCGCCGGCATCCCGCTGATGCTGCGCCAGCTGAGCGTCACCGCGACGATCGTCGACGGCAACGACGACCCCGAGCACGGCACGCCGCCCGACTGGGACCTGCTCGCCCGGCTCGGCGGCACGCTGGTCATCCTCACCGGCCGCGGCCGGATCCGCCGGATCGCGGCGCGCCTGATCGCCGGCGGCCTCGCCCCGGACACGCCGGTCGCGGCGATCAGCGCGGGCACGCGGCCGGAGCAGCGCGTCCTGCGCGGCACGCTCGACGCGCTGCCCGCGCCCCTGCCGCCGCCCGTGACGTTCGTCGTCGGCGCGGTGGCCGCGCTGGACCTGACCGGCGGCGCCGCGCCCGCCCAAGGAGCCGTCCATGCACATCCCTGA
- a CDS encoding energy-coupling factor ABC transporter permease has product MHIPDGFLSGEAAVAGAAVAGAGLAVCLRRMRAEERERDLPIAGLAAAFFLVGDAPMFPITVGTQGHLLGGALAVCLLGPWLGAVTIAVVATIQALALGDGGISTLGLTIVTLALVPAFFGYPLAAALRATRLGRTPKGLAIACGIAAAIAVELSAATFVGEFAFGHAVPIDLTKIAWSTLGAYAVIAVVEGVLTGLIVRALLGVRPDLVRIAEPVRARWSPPAAQKPRVEVPA; this is encoded by the coding sequence ATGCACATCCCTGACGGCTTCCTCTCCGGCGAGGCGGCCGTGGCCGGCGCGGCCGTCGCCGGCGCAGGCCTCGCGGTCTGCCTGCGGCGGATGCGTGCCGAGGAGCGGGAGCGCGACCTGCCGATCGCCGGCCTCGCGGCGGCGTTCTTCCTCGTCGGCGACGCGCCGATGTTCCCGATCACCGTCGGGACGCAGGGCCACCTGCTCGGCGGCGCGCTCGCGGTCTGCCTGCTCGGGCCGTGGCTCGGCGCGGTCACGATCGCGGTCGTCGCGACGATCCAGGCGCTCGCGCTCGGCGACGGCGGGATCAGCACGCTCGGGCTGACGATCGTGACGCTCGCGCTCGTCCCGGCGTTCTTCGGCTACCCGCTGGCGGCCGCGCTGCGGGCCACCAGGCTCGGCCGGACGCCGAAGGGCCTCGCGATCGCGTGCGGGATCGCCGCGGCGATCGCGGTCGAGCTGTCGGCGGCGACGTTCGTCGGCGAGTTCGCGTTCGGCCACGCCGTCCCGATCGACCTCACGAAGATCGCCTGGTCGACGCTTGGGGCCTACGCGGTGATCGCGGTCGTCGAGGGCGTGCTCACCGGGCTGATCGTCCGCGCGCTGCTGGGCGTCCGGCCCGACCTGGTGCGGATCGCGGAGCCGGTGCGGGCGCGTTGGTCGCCGCCGGCGGCGCAGAAGCCCCGCGTCGAGGTTCCGGCATGA
- the cobM gene encoding precorrin-4 C(11)-methyltransferase, with amino-acid sequence MTGRVSFVGAGPGAPDLLTLRAVAVLQAADVVVWARSLVDPAILEHARPDAELIPSDDRTHEDVIEIYTRARRDSLHVARVHSGDPTVYGALHEQLAACRALDLDVEIVPGVSSVGAAAAALGQELTIPDVSQTLIYTRRPTRTSMPANEQLVELARHGTTLVLFLSVRRPRELQADLLEGGYAPDTPCAVVYRASWPDEIVIRCALQDLAAQIKDYKITTQALVLVGPALGDAACAGRSHVYDPGYGHRYRPLGRPDRYKKAARADG; translated from the coding sequence ATGACCGGCCGCGTGTCCTTCGTCGGCGCCGGCCCGGGCGCGCCCGACCTGCTCACCCTGCGCGCGGTCGCCGTCCTGCAGGCCGCCGACGTCGTCGTCTGGGCCCGCAGCCTCGTCGACCCCGCGATCCTCGAGCACGCCCGTCCCGACGCCGAGCTGATCCCGTCCGACGACCGCACGCACGAGGACGTCATCGAGATCTATACGCGCGCGCGTAGAGATTCTCTGCACGTCGCCCGCGTCCACAGCGGCGATCCGACGGTGTACGGCGCGCTCCACGAGCAGCTCGCCGCGTGCCGCGCGCTGGATCTCGACGTCGAGATCGTGCCGGGCGTCTCCTCGGTCGGCGCGGCCGCCGCGGCGCTCGGCCAGGAGCTGACGATCCCCGACGTCTCGCAGACGCTCATCTACACCCGGCGGCCGACCCGGACGTCGATGCCGGCCAACGAGCAGCTCGTCGAGCTCGCGCGGCACGGGACCACGTTGGTGTTGTTCCTGTCGGTCCGCCGTCCGCGCGAGCTCCAGGCCGACCTCCTGGAGGGCGGCTACGCGCCGGACACGCCGTGCGCGGTGGTCTACCGCGCCTCGTGGCCGGACGAGATCGTGATCCGCTGCGCGCTGCAGGACCTCGCCGCGCAGATCAAGGACTACAAGATCACGACGCAGGCCCTGGTCCTCGTCGGGCCCGCGCTGGGCGATGCCGCCTGCGCCGGCCGCTCGCACGTCTACGACCCCGGCTACGGCCATCGCTACCGGCCGCTGGGGCGGCCCGACCGCTACAAGAAGGCCGCGCGCGCCGATGGCTGA
- a CDS encoding cobalt-precorrin-5B (C(1))-methyltransferase: MADLREPNLPASARRVATGKLRYGWTTGTCSAAAAKAAALLLRDGDPPAEIEVPLPKGERRPTFPVQRCERDGDAAVAVVVKDAGDDPDVTHGAHLTARVALTATPGIVLRGGDGVGTVTRPGLGLEVGGPAINKGPRAQITAAVGEVVDLSVVGVDVEISVPGGAKMGRRTSNPRLGIMDGISILGTTGIVRPFSTAAWRASVGQAIDVMDAQGARTVVLTTGGRTEKAARRLLPELPEVCFVEVGDFTGYALKRAAKLEFERCVFVGMAGKLAKLAAGIMMTHWTRSKVDPAFLASVTREAGGADDLVGAVAASNTGRHAWELWEGAGLTAASDLLCAKVAENLAAYVRGALLVDCAIVDFEGARLAGASPGARDRLSVEALAG, from the coding sequence ATGGCTGACCTGCGCGAGCCCAACCTCCCGGCCAGCGCGCGCCGCGTAGCCACCGGCAAGCTCCGCTACGGCTGGACGACCGGGACGTGCAGCGCCGCCGCCGCCAAGGCCGCCGCGCTGCTGCTGCGCGACGGCGACCCGCCGGCCGAGATCGAGGTCCCGCTGCCCAAGGGCGAGCGACGGCCGACGTTCCCGGTGCAGCGCTGCGAGCGCGACGGCGACGCGGCGGTCGCCGTCGTGGTCAAGGACGCGGGCGACGACCCCGACGTGACCCATGGCGCGCATCTCACGGCGCGCGTCGCGCTGACCGCGACGCCGGGGATCGTGCTGCGCGGCGGCGACGGCGTCGGCACGGTCACGCGGCCGGGCCTCGGGCTCGAGGTCGGCGGCCCCGCCATCAACAAGGGCCCGCGCGCGCAGATCACCGCGGCGGTCGGCGAGGTCGTCGACCTGTCGGTCGTCGGCGTGGACGTCGAGATCTCGGTGCCCGGCGGGGCGAAGATGGGGCGGCGGACGTCCAACCCGCGGCTGGGGATCATGGACGGGATCTCGATCCTCGGCACGACCGGCATCGTCCGGCCGTTCTCGACCGCGGCGTGGCGGGCGAGCGTCGGCCAGGCCATCGACGTGATGGACGCCCAGGGCGCGCGGACCGTCGTCCTGACGACCGGCGGCCGGACCGAGAAGGCGGCGCGCCGGCTGCTGCCCGAGCTGCCCGAGGTGTGCTTCGTCGAGGTCGGCGACTTCACCGGCTACGCGCTCAAGCGCGCGGCGAAGCTCGAGTTCGAGCGCTGCGTCTTCGTCGGGATGGCGGGTAAGCTCGCCAAGCTCGCGGCCGGGATCATGATGACCCACTGGACCCGCTCCAAGGTCGACCCGGCGTTCCTGGCGTCGGTGACGCGCGAGGCGGGCGGCGCGGACGACCTCGTCGGCGCGGTGGCCGCGTCCAACACCGGCCGGCACGCGTGGGAGCTGTGGGAGGGCGCGGGGCTGACCGCGGCGTCGGACCTGCTGTGCGCGAAGGTCGCCGAGAACCTGGCGGCCTACGTCCGGGGCGCGTTGTTGGTGGACTGCGCGATCGTCGACTTCGAGGGTGCGCGGCTGGCCGGCGCGTCGCCCGGGGCGCGCGACCGTCTGTCGGTGGAGGCGCTGGCCGGATGA
- the cbiE gene encoding precorrin-6y C5,15-methyltransferase (decarboxylating) subunit CbiE, with product MIAVLGVEGGRVPAGTEALLDGAELVAGGARQLAALAPPGARTVTLAAGLDAALAEVVACDGPCVVLASGDPGFFGIVRTLRRGVGEERVVVHPAPSSVAVAFARLGLPWDDALVVSAHARDPRPALAAALRHPKVGILTDGEATPAWFAARMAGSGRTLAVAERLGEPDERVVTGSAEEIAALPAFAQPNVLVSLGAGTAVEELGPAWALAEDAFDHRAGMITKREVRAVALAALGPRTGQLVWDVGCGSGSVAVECARLGAAVFAVDDDADAVTRTRGNAERFGVPIGVVEGRAPAALAGLPDPDAVFVGGGGADLEAIVDACAARATVGRVVVTLALVERVGPVLDRLASRGFAAEATMVQASRLAPLAGGHRLAATNPVVVVVGRRS from the coding sequence ATGATCGCGGTGCTCGGGGTCGAGGGCGGGCGCGTGCCGGCGGGGACGGAGGCGCTGCTGGACGGTGCGGAGCTGGTGGCCGGGGGCGCCCGGCAGCTCGCGGCGCTGGCGCCGCCGGGCGCGCGCACCGTGACGTTGGCCGCGGGCCTCGACGCGGCGCTCGCGGAGGTCGTAGCTTGTGATGGTCCTTGCGTCGTGCTCGCGAGCGGCGACCCCGGCTTCTTCGGGATCGTGCGCACGCTGCGGCGCGGCGTGGGGGAGGAGCGCGTCGTCGTCCATCCCGCGCCGTCGTCGGTGGCGGTCGCGTTCGCGCGGCTCGGGCTCCCGTGGGACGACGCGCTGGTGGTCTCCGCGCACGCGCGCGACCCGCGGCCGGCGCTGGCGGCGGCGCTGCGCCATCCCAAGGTCGGGATCCTGACCGACGGCGAGGCGACGCCGGCGTGGTTCGCGGCGCGCATGGCCGGCAGCGGGCGAACGCTGGCGGTGGCCGAGCGGCTGGGCGAGCCCGACGAGCGCGTGGTGACCGGGAGCGCCGAGGAGATCGCCGCGCTGCCGGCGTTCGCGCAACCCAATGTCCTCGTGTCGCTTGGCGCGGGGACCGCTGTCGAGGAGCTCGGGCCGGCGTGGGCGCTGGCCGAGGACGCGTTCGACCATCGCGCGGGGATGATCACCAAGCGCGAGGTCCGCGCGGTCGCGCTGGCGGCGTTGGGGCCGCGGACGGGGCAGCTGGTGTGGGACGTCGGGTGTGGGAGCGGGTCGGTCGCGGTCGAGTGCGCGCGGCTCGGCGCCGCGGTCTTCGCCGTCGACGACGACGCCGACGCGGTGACGCGGACGCGGGGCAACGCCGAGCGGTTCGGCGTCCCGATCGGCGTCGTCGAGGGGCGCGCGCCGGCGGCGCTCGCGGGCCTGCCGGATCCCGACGCGGTGTTCGTCGGCGGCGGGGGCGCGGACCTGGAGGCGATCGTCGACGCGTGCGCGGCGCGCGCGACGGTGGGGCGGGTCGTGGTCACGCTGGCGCTGGTCGAGCGGGTCGGGCCGGTGCTGGACCGGCTCGCGTCGCGCGGGTTCGCGGCCGAGGCGACGATGGTCCAGGCGTCCCGGCTCGCGCCGCTGGCGGGCGGGCATCGGCTGGCCGCGACCAACCCCGTGGTCGTCGTGGTGGGGCGGCGGTCGTGA
- a CDS encoding cobalamin biosynthesis protein — protein sequence MVVGVGASRGCPPIELEALVDASLDAAGVAAAEVMVLASVDVKGDEPAVLALAAARRWSLRFFAPAALGAVAVPTPSPVVARHVGTPSVAEASALLAAGVGAELVLAKQRSRHATCAIARGARR from the coding sequence ATGGTCGTCGGCGTCGGCGCGAGCCGCGGCTGCCCTCCGATCGAGTTGGAGGCCCTGGTCGACGCGTCGCTGGACGCCGCGGGCGTGGCCGCCGCAGAAGTGATGGTCCTTGCCTCGGTCGACGTCAAGGGCGACGAGCCGGCGGTGCTGGCGCTGGCCGCGGCGCGCCGGTGGTCGCTGCGGTTCTTCGCGCCCGCCGCGCTCGGCGCGGTGGCGGTCCCGACGCCGTCGCCGGTCGTCGCGCGGCACGTCGGGACGCCGAGCGTGGCGGAGGCGTCGGCGCTGCTGGCCGCGGGCGTGGGGGCGGAGCTGGTGCTGGCCAAGCAGCGCTCGCGGCACGCGACCTGCGCGATCGCGCGCGGAGCAAGACGATGA
- a CDS encoding 4Fe-4S binding protein has protein sequence MIYAATLDCKGCGACLKTCPERALRPAPAWFDGPPLLTLVDRCTGCGECLEICPADAFVPLPPEEAPWPAA, from the coding sequence ATGATCTACGCCGCGACGCTGGACTGCAAGGGCTGCGGCGCCTGCCTGAAGACGTGCCCTGAGCGGGCGCTGCGGCCGGCGCCCGCGTGGTTCGACGGCCCGCCGCTGCTGACGCTGGTCGACCGGTGCACGGGGTGCGGCGAGTGCCTCGAGATCTGCCCGGCCGACGCGTTCGTCCCGTTGCCGCCCGAGGAGGCGCCATGGCCCGCCGCGTAG